The stretch of DNA GTCCGGTGCTCTCGAGCGACGAGAAAACCGCGCGACGTTCTCCCAGGTCGGGAATCGCGGCGCCGCAAACGATCGCGATCCGGGTTCCAACGGACAGAAGCACGTTGGTGTGGTAAATCGGGTCACCTTCGGCATCTGAGGTGCGGAACGACACGACGGAAAACGCGAATCTGCTTGCGAATGCTTCGAGTAGAGCCGGCGTGGTGCGTGCCGATATTCCTGCGTAGGCGATACGATTTACCCGGTCGAGGACCATGCTCCCCGTCCCTTCGAGGAAACGACCGACTTGCTCGTGGTGCGTCAGATCCACGACCTCGACGAGATCGAACCCCTTCTCATCTCGGAGCCAGTCCAGAATATCGTGGCGCCGCTCCCGCCGCCGGGTCGGAGGCTCCATCGGGTACAAGACGACGCGGCCGTCTTCGTGAAACGAGACCCAGTTGTTGGGGAAAATCGAATCAGGAGTCTCGGACTCCGGAAGGTCTTGGCGCACGAGGACTTCCACGGAAGCCCGCTCGAGCGTCTCGACCAGCCCGCGAAACTCTTTGAGGGCCAGAGGCTGAACGTTTTGGGCTGCCTCGGGCGCCCTCATGAATCGGTTCGTCCTGGCGGTCTCGGCGCTGAAACGAAACCCCACGGGCTCGATCATCAGAACGCCCGAGGCGGCCTGGCGCATGAATCAAGATAGCATCCCGCTCCCCGAAGCGTGTCGACTCGATTCTTATTTGTTGGCCTCCTTGGCGAGCTCCTTTTCGAGCTCCTCCAGTCTCCTCTCGACCTCTTTCATCCGCTCCTCGACCCGAGACAAATCCAGGGTCTGAATCCTCTCGAGCTTCTCTTTCCAGGCTCCGCTCTCGAAGCGCTCCGAAAGCTCGCGCATGGCGTTCTGGAAGGCCTCCATCGCCTCGGGGTCGAGTCGCATCCCCGGCAGCGACCAGGTAACGTCGGAATCGGGAAGCTCGTGCCGGTCGAGAAGGAGAGGGTA from Vicinamibacteria bacterium encodes:
- a CDS encoding arginine deiminase-related protein yields the protein MRQAASGVLMIEPVGFRFSAETARTNRFMRAPEAAQNVQPLALKEFRGLVETLERASVEVLVRQDLPESETPDSIFPNNWVSFHEDGRVVLYPMEPPTRRRERRHDILDWLRDEKGFDLVEVVDLTHHEQVGRFLEGTGSMVLDRVNRIAYAGISARTTPALLEAFASRFAFSVVSFRTSDAEGDPIYHTNVLLSVGTRIAIVCGAAIPDLGERRAVFSSLESTGLEILDISMEQLHAFVGNTLELQDLEGEPLFALSDRALAALRPSQKKALERYGRLVASPIPVIEDSGGGSVRCMLAEVFLPRRAG